In the Syntrophus aciditrophicus SB genome, TCAATTAAATGTCAATTCATACTCGGTAATCCTGAAAGGAGTCGAAATTGCCGATGGAGAACTGATGCCGGGACATCATATGGCTATTAACACAGGAGATCAAAGTTTCAATCTCAAGGGAATAGAAACAAAGGAACCGGCTTTTGGCCTGCCGGCTGTGTGGATACCTGAAAAAGAAAGAGAAAGCGTGCAAGCGAAAGGATACGTTGTTGTTGATCCATCAACAGTTGTTACGACGCATTTAACGGAAATTATCAAGCTGCACGCAGATGAATTGATGGGAAGGCATGAAGTTCAGATGCTGATCGATAATTTAAGCCGGATGTACCCCAAGGTTGTTGAAGACCTTGTGCCGAAGATCGTTCCCTACGGGATTCTCCAGAAAGTTCTGCAAAGATTGCTGCGGGAACGTGTTTCCATCCGCGACCTTTATACCATTACAGAAACCCTGGCTGATTATGTGTCGATGACAAAGAATGTCGATATCTTGACAGGGTATGTCCGACAGGCGCTGGCCAGATCCATTACAAAACAGTATCTGGATTCGAATGGGAGTTTGACGGTCATGATGATTTCTCCCGACATCGAAGATACGATAGGGAAGGCGGTTCAACATACGGAACAGGAATCTTATGTAAACCCTGATCCGATCATGATCAGAAAACTAGTCAATAAGGTGCAGAAATTGATCAATTCTTTTACGGCAAAAGGATTGCAGCCGATAATCCTCTGTTCTCCCGCGGTCCGGATTCATCTCAGAAATATCATGGAGAAATTCTTTCCCAGCGTCGTAGTCCTTTCTCATAATGAGGTTACGCGGGAAACATCCATCAAATCCTTAGGCATGGTAGAGCTGTAATATGCAGATCAAACGATATGAAGTTGCAAATGTCCAGGAGGCCGTTAAAAAAATAAAAAAGGACCTGGGTCCGGATGCAATTATTCTGTCGTCAAAAAAGTTGAGAGGTTCCGGGGGGGGCATGTTGGAGGTTATTGCTGCCAGAGATCTGGATTTCACAACCAATGCCGGCCAAAACGATCTTTCCGGCAACAATGAGTGGCGAATAGAACAAGATCGGGGAAAGAGTCTTGAAGATCTGGCATCTTACTTAAAGAATAATTTTGAGGAATTAAAAAGACTGTTTCAAGATCTGAAGAATGAACGGTATATGCTTACCGAGCTGGCGGAATTAAAGGATTCCATGAACACATTCTTCGATGTTCTTGGCTTGAAGCGAAACAGGACAGGGTGTGTGCAGACGGATCAAATTTACTATAATCTGATTTCAAAAGGCATTTCAAAAGAGAAAGCCTGGAAGGCTGTGGAAAAGGTCAAGAATGAATTTGCCTCCGGGCAGATTGAAAATGTACAGGCAGGTTTGTCTGTGATTGAAAGTCTGATTGGACAATCTCTTCCATTTGTAAATCATTCCGAAAAGGAAAAAAGGGTTAAAGTTTTTATTGGTCCTACAGGCGTCGGAAAAACAACGACACTTGCAAAACTTTCAGCTTATCATGCCCTAAGTAAAAAAAAGACCGTGGGACTCATAACGACCGACACATACCGGATTGCCGCGGTTGAACAATTGAAAACATACGCCAGAATCATAGGTATTCCTTTGAGAGTCGCTCCCAGGAAGGATGATTTCAAACAATCCCTGAAAAAGTTTGCTGATAAGGATGTCATCCTTGTTGACACACCGGGAAGGAGCAGCAACGACATTGTAAATTTGAAAAAGCTCAATGAAACCCTGAGGTCGGATATTCCCTTTGAGTCGAATCTTCTCATAAGCCTTACCTCAAGTAGAGAGTCCATGATGGAGGTGGCATTGCGCTACAGGATTTTTGATTATGATCGGATTATCCTGACCAAGGCCGATGAATCCTTACGTGTTGGTTTCCTCTGGGATGTTCTTGATCGGATTTCCAAACCTGTTTCCTATATTACAAATGGACAAAACGTGCCTCATGACATTGAAGAAGCAACTCCGCAAAAAATTGCCAGGATGATTATAGGTAACGATTTGAATTGAATGTTCCGCTGACAGGGTAGTGCATCGGGAAACGCCGGAAAAGAGCCTTTCCAATGTTGAAGACAACCGACTATGCAATGAGGGGTAAAAGAGTGGATCAGGCCGAATCTCTAAGAGAACTGGTAAGGAAAAGAAACGAGACAAAATTTGGAAACCAGTCAGAAATCGAGAAAAAAAATCGCATGAAAAAAAATTATGACCGAGTCAGAACCATTGCAATAACGAGTGGAAAAGGGGGTGTGGGAAAAACCAACATTACCGCAAATCTGGCGTGTATGTTGGCTAAAATGAACAAAAAAACACTCGTTCTCGATGCGGACGTCGGACTGGCCAATATTGATGTCGTTCTCGGACTGACTCCGAAATACAATTTGCATCATGTTCTTACTGGAGAACGAAGATTGTCGGAAGTGATTGTAGCCGGTCCAGGTGGTGTGAAGATTTTGCCTTCCGCGTCGGGTATTCACGAAATGACGGATCTGTCGCGGGGTCAGAAATTAACCCTGCTGGATGATTTAAATTCCATAAAAGAAAGTCTCGATTTCATGCTGATTGATACCGGTGCCGGTATTGCCGGGAATGTCATGTATTTCAATATGGCAGCAAGAGAAATCATTGTTGTTACTTCTCCGGAGCCAACGTCTCTTACTGACGCCTATGCTCTGATTAAAGTTTTGTATCAGCGATATGCAAAAAAAAGATTCCGGTTGTTAATCAATATGGTGAGAAGCGCTGCTGAAGCCAATAAAGTCTATCTTCGCCTCAGTTCAGCAACGGATCATTTCCTGAATTTAAACATTGAGTTCATGGGTTATATCCTTCATGACAAAAAATTACAGGAAGCCGTTAAACTGCGAAAGGCCCTCGTGGAGCTTTATCCTGATTCCAAGGCAAGTCTTTGTGTAAAGAAGGTGGCTGAAAAAATATGTGAAGAAAATCCTGAGTACGATGAAAGCGGGAGCATCAGTTTCTTCGGGGAAAAAATCCTGGGTAATGAATGCAGATAAGAAAGATCGTGAAGCATTAATCTTGAAATATCTTCCCTTTGTAAAAGCTGTTGTAGGCCGCATGGCATCCAAAATACCCATTGATGCCGGGGACAAGGAAGATCTGATTCACGTGGGAATTATCGGCTTGATGTCCGCAATTGAAAAATATGATACCAGGAGAAACGTCCGCTTTGAAACCTATGCTGGAATCAGAATTCGAGGCGCTGTTCTTGACGAGTTAAGGGCAAGGGATTGGGTTCCAAGAGCTGTGCGCAGCAGGGATAATGAAATTACGAAGGCTATTTCGTCGTTGCAGAAGATATTGAGAAGAGCGCCGGACGATCATGAAATATCGGAATATTTGGGACTGTCTATTGAAGAGTATTTTAAATTGCTGGATGATTCCCGTTGCATTTCACTGATCAGCAGCGAAGATTTACCCGGAGATTATCTGGATCGTTATTCCTGTTCCGATGTAATCAGGGCCGTCGAACAGGGCAGTGCTCTAGATTTAATCACGGACCATGAGTTCAGAATGCAACTGAAGAAAGCCATGGAGCTGCTGCCTGACAAAGAGCGCCTGGTTTTGACATTATATTATTATGAGGAACTGACGATGAAGGAAATCGGTAAAGTTCTGGATTTAACGGAGTCGAGGGTATGTCAGCTTCATTCTCAGGCCATTTTCCGCCTCAGGGCGGCGGTAAAGAAAATTAACTTGTAAGGCTTTAAGACAAACTGAAAACAGGGTGCCGGGATTGAGAGTCGGGATTAATCAGAATAAGAGATAAGCGAAGTTTTTACCACGTGGCCATTCTATTGACGAGATACTATGAAGAAGATTAAAAAAGACATTTCGGATTTCAGTCATCATGAGAACGACAATTGTGGAGAAGATTATTCCACCGGAGAGTCAAATCGATCCGACTCGCTGTCTCAAGAGAAAAATTTCGGGAGCCGTTGGAAGAAATCAAAAAAAAATGCAGTCGGTTATTGTTTAGCATTTGTTGCATTTTCTTCAGGCATTGCTTTTTTCCTGGTAGATTTCCATACATTGAAATTTAACAACGCTCCGGTTGAGAATATCACACCTGTTCAGCAGCCCGTAAAGTGTAAATTCGCATCGTTGCAGGATTTTATTATCAATTTTAAAGACGGCGGCGGAAAGGAAAAAATTTTTGTTTGTGCCTTGGCGCTGGAAATAAGCCCGGATCACAAACTTGCATTCAAAGACGATCATTTTGACATCAGGAAAATGATTTATAAAAAACTTTTAACCTGCAGCCGGGAGAATACTTCTTTTCTTCAGGATAGAAACCGGTTAAGGGATTTCCTTTTCGTTGAACTTAATCAGCAACTTGGGGGAAATATCGTTACCGGAATCTATTTCACAAAATTTATGATTTTGTAATATCTTTCTGTTTTTTTAACTGAGTATATCGGCATCGCTGAAGCGTCAGAGAGAGGAATTGATTGATGAAGATTGCTGTAAGAACGAAAGAGTCTGCATACAAGGCTCTGGAAAGAGAATTTGAGTCAACGCTGGTAAATGAACTCATTCCCGGTATTCTGCATAATTTCGCCAACCCCCTCAACGGAATCATGGGGCGTTCGAAACTGTTGCAAAGACGGATGAATGAGCATTTCAATAAAATTAAGGAATGTTGTCCGGATTTTGCCAGGGAAATCGTCGATGAGCAGGATAAATTGTCAACCGATGTGATCTCTATTTGCAAAGAATCCGATCGTTTTTTCTACTTGTTTCAGGATCTGGCATCGAAGTTTTATGTTATCTCGGATAATAGGTTTGAGCGGATTAACTTAAAGAAACTCATCGAAAATGAACTTCGTTTTTTGGAATTTTACCTGGATTTCAAGCATGAAATAAAAAAAACGATCAAACTGACCAGCGATATGCCCTGGATATATGGGACTCAATCCGGTTATTCGCTATGTTTTTCCGCACTTTTAAGAAGCAGCATGTACAGAATGAAGAAAAGTGAAACAAAAGAATTATCCATTATAACCGATTGCGATGAGAGAAATATTATGGTTGTTATTCAGGATACCGGGGCAAAGATGATCGTCAATACGGATTCTGCAACTGAAGGGGATAGCTTACTGTCCTGCAATGTTGATATGTCAAGTCTTGTGTGTGTCCAGCTTCTTTTCAAAGAATATAACGTGAAGAGTGTTTTTGAAGGCAAAACGGGGTGGAACAGGGTAACACTTCAAATTCCTGTAAATCGGGAATCATCGACCTGAGATCGATAAGAGAAAAAGAACGCTTTATGGATTGTGCGGGATTTCCACCTTCTTACTTCAGATAATTTGACTGAGGGAACATTCTCATGGTCAGGCCCATCGACGTCCAGCAGGTAATCCTGCAGACCAGTGCAATAGAAAAAGTTCAACAGGTACAGCAGAAACAATTCGGTGTTCAGCAGGAATATATCGGCATACAGCTCAAAGAAGAAAAAAGCCTTGCAGAAGAAAAGGTTCAGGATGCTTCCGAGACGGAAAAATCAGAAATCAGGGATAGAGAAAACGATAAAAAAAGGCAATCCACCAAGCATGGAATGAGAAGGTCTGAGAAACCTGATGGAGAGAGAAGGGAAGTTGAGGAGAATAGCGGAGCCAATGCGATGGGGAGATTTATCGATATCAAGGTCTGAAATCAGGATAAAAAACAACGATGAATATTAATGGTTTGTTGGTTTTTCAGATGATAACAGATGTTCTGATCTGTATTGGAATTTTATTCTTACTGATCAGGTTTCGAAAAATATTCAACCCGCTATCAGTAGAGTTCAGTGAAAAAAAGGCTCAAGAATTCTGCAGATTATTAGAGGAATCCAGGGAAGATGCCGGTAAATTTCTGAAGAAATTGGATAAAGAGAAGAGGGAATTGAACACCCTTGCCGTTGCCCTTGATGAAAAAGAAAAAAAACTGAATGATCTGATCAGAAAATCAAATGGTTATCCCGTTATGTCAAATTCAGATAAAGCGGTTTCGGATATTGCCGAAAGTACAGGATCCTTTTTCGGGGAAACACAGGAACATGTTTTGAGTCTGGCCCGGCAAGGTCTGGATGAAGAACAAATCGCTCATCAATCAGGACTGCCCGAAGGTGAAGTTGATCTGATTCTCAACCTCGCCCGAGAGAAAAGTTCATGATAACGTCGCATACAATGGAAATATCGCCTAATGTCCCAACTGCATTTTCCAATCCTGTTCAGGTTATCAAAAATCCTGCCGATATCTCATCCTTCCGCCTCGGGGATGTGGTGCAGGCACTGGTTCTGGAGAAGCTGAGCAGTAAAGAAGTGCTGCTCGCTGTAAAGGAATCTGAAATTGCTGCTCAATCAGCTCTTCCATTGAACGTGGGAGATCGTCTGCTTCTTCAGGTTGCAAAAACTCACCCCATGATAGTTCTTAAACTCATCATTCCGGATGATTCGGAAACGCTTGAATTTCGAAATAATTTAGTCCTGTTTCGGTCATTCCCCGAAGGGTTGTTTAATGTGGTGAAAAATGGTCTTGAGATATTTCAGGGGAATATACAACCAGTTTATCAATTTCTCAATCAAGCGGACATCGATGCCTTTCTTAAAATTCTCAATACTCTCATTTATTCTGAGAAAAGCCTGACGAGCCCTCTTTTTTTAAAAGAGTTTATTATGAATATCGGTTACTTGATGGAAAAAAACCTCAAGAAGTCTCTTGATCGGACACATGAAAAAGGAAATGACTTAAAGAAAGGGGTGGACAAAAATATTAAAAGCATTTTAGCCAGGCTTTCCTGCCAACTCCATCAGATTATGGATAACGCTATGGATTCGGATTTAGATCCCATGCTGTTGAAATCATTGAAGAGCCTGTCGGATTATACGGCTGATTCATTGAAAATGATTTATAATCAGCAAGTTGTAAATGTGTTCAGCCAGGAAGAGCAGCAGGGATATTATTTCCAGCTTCCGATTAAGTTCGCTGACAACCTGAGGATGGTGGATCTCTTTATCAGGTTGAACAACGCTAATAAGAAAAAAACGGGAATGGTTAAACAATTTCAATTTGTTTTGTTTTTTAATATGGATCCATTGGGAGATCTTATTGTGGACGTCAGATATATGAATAAAAAAATATGGGGACTTTTTAAATGTGACCGATCCGAATCACGTGATTTTCTTTCTGATTTTATAGAGACCTTGAATGAACGCCTTATTTTGTCGGGATATGGCCCAAATTCTTTCAACATCCAACTTTCCAGGGATCTTTCGAGAGAAAGGTCTGACTATTTGAAAGATACCGTGATCTATTCAAAAAAGATCGTTAACTGCTTTGCCTGAATTGGCTGATGTGGCTGTGTTGAGGGAATGACATTCAAAACGATGAATTTAAGATAGTCGTGTGAAGAAGAACGGAGTAGAAGAGTAAAATGAAAAAAGTACAACTTGCCGCAGCAATAAGATATGATGGAACCGTTGATGTTGCGCCGAAAGTGACTGCCAAAGGGTGCGGGTTTGTTGCCGAGAAGATTATAGAACTGGCTCAGAAAAACAATATTCCCGTCAGGAATGATCCCGGCCTTGTGCAGATACTCTGCAGACTGGACATTGATGAACAGATTCCGGAGGATTTGTATAAAGCCGTAGCCGAAATCCTTGCCTATGTTTATTCCATCAACTCCAAGTTGAGTCAAAAAAAAGAGGTTTGACAGCAGGGGAAATATTTTCCCGGATTTCTTCAGCCCACTCAGAAATTCCTTCATTGTTTGCCTATCGATCCCTTCGACAAGAAGGGTTGGCCTTCTTTTTCTGCCTTTGTCCATCCGCAACAGCAAAATATGCTCAGTTCTTCCGCAATGATATGAATTCATTGTATATATTCGATAATATCCTGCAGATCGACTTCTCTTTATGCATGAGTTTTTTCTTCCATTAGTCGGCTGATAATCATGCTTTCTGAAAACAGGGTCAGATCATTCTGGTCAGAACAGGGATATCCTTTTTTGAACGTCAAATTCTTCTCTATAGTCAATTATGCTGTTATTTAAAAAGAATAGAAGAATAGCGAGAACCGGAAACTTATTCTAATGCCGGTTGGTATGCAAATTGAAATATCTAAATGAAAAAACCGCTGGAGCATATGGTATGAGGACTTATGGTATTGCAGATGTAGGAAACGCCTGTTTGAGAACAATGGCAAAACTCGACTGTTCAGCAAATAACATTGCCAATGTCAGCACACCTGGCTTCAAGGTAGAATTTTTAAATTATTTGATGAGAGATTCAGGCCGCTCGTCGAACGACAAGGCGCCTTCGTATGATGAGTTGTTGACCAGGGATTATTCGTCAGGCGCCCTTCAGAGAACGGACAATCCCCTGGAAGTTGCCCTCCTGGGAGAAGGGTTTTTCATTATCCAGACAGCGAAAGGAGTTGCTTATACAAGAAGGGGGGACTTTACGTTAAATATGAAACGAGAACTGGTCACAAAATCGGGTGATCCGGTCCTGGGTAAGACAGGAACAATCGTTTTGAATGGTGAAGATGTTCGCATCGATGAATCAGGTAATGTCCATATAGGTGAAAATCAGGTAGGCCAGTTGAAAATCGTCAGCTTCAAAAACCCTGAGGTGTTGACTTCTTCGGGCGAGGGAATCTTCAGAGATGAAGGAAAGGGGATATTTCAGGAAAATTTTACACCGAAGGTCGTCTATGGATCTCTTGAACTTTCCAATGTCAGTGCAATAAAGGAAATGATTCAAATGATCGACCTGCAACGAACATTTGAAACTTATCAAAAGCTTATCCATTCCATTGATGAACAGGATAAACTTTCAGCAGGTAGAATCGGGAAAGTAGGATAAATAATTTGCAGGAGGAATCGTAATGATCAGATCGCTTTGGACGGCAGCGACAGGAATGCAGGCTCAGCAAGTTGAGCAGGATGTGGTGGCGAACAATCTGGCTAATGTCAATACAGTGGGGTTCAAAAAATCCAGGGCGGACTTTCAGGATCTCATGTATCAATTGTCCACAAAAGCCGGTTCGGAAACTTCATCGGGAAATCAACTGACAGTAGGCATAGAAATTGGGATGGGGGTCAAGCCAGTCGCTACTCAAAAGATTTTTTCACAGGGTGATTATCAGCAAACCGGCAATTCCTTTGACTGGGCGATTGAAGGTGATGGTTTTTTTCAACTGGATGACAATGGTACAACGGTTTATACACGTGCAGGGAATTTCAAGGTCAACAGAGATGGTGTGCTATGCAATACGGATGGCCTGCAATTGATCCCGGAGGTGAGCATTCCGCAGGATGCGGTAACCTTCACCCTGGACAGCGGGGGAACCTGGACTGCTGCCGATGAAAACGGCAATACTTTAGCGACTGGAAGAATTGAACTTGCGAAATTCATTAATCCGGCTGGGTTAAGCAGTATAGGGAGAAATCTTTTTGAAAAAACAGAAGGGTCAGGCGAGCCTTTAACGGGAAACCCGGGAGAAGATGGACTGGGAACTACATCACAGCGTTTTCTTGAAATGTCCAACGTGAACGTCATTGATGAGATGGTTAAAATGATTGTTGGTCAGCGGGCGTATGAAATCAATTCGAAATCAATCGTGACAGCAGACAATATGCTGTCGATGATTAATAATTTGAAGAAATAAGCCAATGGCAAAGTCAAGTGGGATTTCAATTTTGGTATTTCTCGCGTGTTGTTTTATTTACGCGGGTGTATCGGGTAAAGAACTGCTTGCGTTCGAAGGAAGAACACTTAATGAATCTTTGATTAAAGCCGCCATTGTCGATCATGTCGAAAAACACATGACTTGGCCCAAGGGGTCGATAAGAATAACGTTTCCCAATGGAGTTCCTGAAGTTACCCTTTCTCGGGAAGATTTCACTCTACATGTGAAAGAGAACAAAAGCGACGAATATATCGGCAACAGATTATATCAGGTTAAAATCCGTCAGCGAAATAATTTTCTTAAACATATTTCCGTTCCGACACGGATTGAGGTTTGCAGGGATGTCGCATTGAGTGCTCGTCCCTTAGAACGGAACAGAAACATCTCAGAACATGATATCCTTATCGTAAAAAAGTGGTTCAGCCGATTGCCTCAGGATCTCCTTGCTGATCCGGAGCGGATTATAGGTAAAAGACTTCTTCGTTCGATAAAGGAGCGGTCTACATTTACGGCGAGTATGCTTCGCGAACCTATCCTGTTCAAAAAAGGTAAGGTTGTTAAAGTCATATGTGATAACGGTGTATTAAGCATAACAACGTTGGGGCTGGCTGAAGAGGAAGGAACCTTAGGAGCCACGGTAAAAATCAAAAATATTTCTTCCAATAAAATAATCCACGCAAAAGTCATTGGAAACTCAGTTGTCAAAGTCGAAATATAAAAACAGATGTGATGGATTTGGTCGGGTATGATGAAATCAAGGATGAATGATTGCTGATATTTTGTGATGAAAGAAAAGGACATGAACATTTTAATTCAAAATAGATTGATTTTTTTGTTCCTGATTTTATGGCTTTGGACGGGTTGTGCAACAAAACCGGATTTTACAGCCGGTGAACAGCCGTTAGATTTGACGGTTCGACCCGAAGCACTTCCCGTAAGGGGATCCATCTGGCCGGGTGAGAGTGCATCAAACATGCTGTTTGCGGATAAAAAAGCAAGATATATCAATGATATTGTGACCATTCTTATTAATGAAGCTTCACAGGGAGGCAATAAGGCAACAACCAATACAAGCCGGGATTCCGACTCTGCCGCAGGTATTGATGCCTTTTGGGGACTTGATCAATCGATTTTGAGTCGGAATGTGAATATGGGATCGAAAATAAAGATTGGGGGATCCTCTTCTTCAACCCTAAAAGGAACGGGGAATACCACACGGGGCGGTCAGCTTAAAGGCACAGTTACGGCTCGGGTTGTCAGAGTGCTTGATAACGGAAATCTCGTTATTGAAGGTAGACGGCAACTGACCATAAATGAAGAAGATCAGTATCTTATTATTTCAGGTATTATCAGGCCTGAAGATATTACTACGGAAAATTGCATCTTTTCACAATACATCGCCGACGCAAGAATTGTCTATGCGGGCAAGGGAATTATCAATGACAAAATGAGGCCTGGTTGGGCTACAAGAATAGTCGACTGGGTGTGGCCTTTTTAAGGAAATGACCGGAAGAGAGTTTAAATGTCAATATTTAAATTAGGGAAATTTATGAAATATGGAATGCTGCTTAAAAAAATATTTCTGACAGGGATAATTGTTTTAGACCTTGTTTTTTTTGTTTCATACGGTTTTGCAGCAAGATTGAAAGATATTGCGTCTATCAGCGGGGTGAGAGAAAATCAGCTTATAGGCTATGGTTTGGTTGTCGGCTTAGCCGGTACGGGTGATGACGTCAAAAACGGTTTTACAAGCGAATCCCTATCCAACCTGCTGAACAGACAGGGCATATCCATGAAGAATAAAACGTTGAAAGCCGATAACATTGCCGCTGTTATGGTTACCTCATCATTGCCTGCATTCGCCAAAATAGGAGCGAGGATAGACGCTACGGTTTCATCTATTGGTGATGCGAAAAGCCTGCATGGTGGAACCCTTCTCATGACACCTCTAAGAGGTGTAGATGGAGAAATTTATGCCGTTGCCCAGGGTCCTGTTACCTTGGGCGGATACGCCGTGGGAGGGGCGAACAGCAGTACAGGGAAAAATCATGCAAGTGCTGGTCGTGTTTCAAGTGGGGTGTTGGTTGAGCGGGAATTAAAATATGATTTTGACCGACTCCGTTCCTTCACGCTTAATCTTTTACAACCTGATTTTACGACTTCGGCCTGTTTAGCCGATGTGATGAACAAAACACTTGGACAACACGTTGAGGCAAAACAGGTTGATTCCTTTTCCGTTGATGTTCGAATGAAAGAAGCTACCGGAGGGAATTTGATGAACATCATTTCCATGATGGAAAATCTCGATGTTCCTGTCGATTCCAAGTCCGTTGTGGTCATGAATGAAAAAACAGGAACGGTCGTTATGGGTGAAAATGTCCGGATTTCAACTGTCGCTGTAGCCCATGGAAATTTAAGCATACAGATCAAAGAAGACATTCGGGTTTCTCAACCTCTTCCTTTTTCGCCACTGTCGTCTAAGGGAAATCAGCCTGCTATGGATAAAAAAACAGGGACAATTGTTGCGCCTGGAGGTCAGACGGTTGTGACTCTAGATACCACGGTGGGTATCGAAGAGGAGAAAAAACAAGTGATGGTTATCTCAAAGGGGGTGACCATTCAGGAAGTTGTAAAGGCATTGAATGCCTTGGGCGTGTCGCCTCGCGATCTTATTACTATCATGCAGACCATAAAAGCAGCCGGCGCCCTGCAGGCAGAATTAAAAATTATATAAGATACTGTTAAACAATTGAAGAATTGAA is a window encoding:
- the flhF gene encoding flagellar biosynthesis protein FlhF gives rise to the protein MQIKRYEVANVQEAVKKIKKDLGPDAIILSSKKLRGSGGGMLEVIAARDLDFTTNAGQNDLSGNNEWRIEQDRGKSLEDLASYLKNNFEELKRLFQDLKNERYMLTELAELKDSMNTFFDVLGLKRNRTGCVQTDQIYYNLISKGISKEKAWKAVEKVKNEFASGQIENVQAGLSVIESLIGQSLPFVNHSEKEKRVKVFIGPTGVGKTTTLAKLSAYHALSKKKTVGLITTDTYRIAAVEQLKTYARIIGIPLRVAPRKDDFKQSLKKFADKDVILVDTPGRSSNDIVNLKKLNETLRSDIPFESNLLISLTSSRESMMEVALRYRIFDYDRIILTKADESLRVGFLWDVLDRISKPVSYITNGQNVPHDIEEATPQKIARMIIGNDLN
- a CDS encoding MinD/ParA family protein, with the translated sequence MKKNYDRVRTIAITSGKGGVGKTNITANLACMLAKMNKKTLVLDADVGLANIDVVLGLTPKYNLHHVLTGERRLSEVIVAGPGGVKILPSASGIHEMTDLSRGQKLTLLDDLNSIKESLDFMLIDTGAGIAGNVMYFNMAAREIIVVTSPEPTSLTDAYALIKVLYQRYAKKRFRLLINMVRSAAEANKVYLRLSSATDHFLNLNIEFMGYILHDKKLQEAVKLRKALVELYPDSKASLCVKKVAEKICEENPEYDESGSISFFGEKILGNECR
- a CDS encoding sigma-70 family RNA polymerase sigma factor, which encodes MNADKKDREALILKYLPFVKAVVGRMASKIPIDAGDKEDLIHVGIIGLMSAIEKYDTRRNVRFETYAGIRIRGAVLDELRARDWVPRAVRSRDNEITKAISSLQKILRRAPDDHEISEYLGLSIEEYFKLLDDSRCISLISSEDLPGDYLDRYSCSDVIRAVEQGSALDLITDHEFRMQLKKAMELLPDKERLVLTLYYYEELTMKEIGKVLDLTESRVCQLHSQAIFRLRAAVKKINL
- a CDS encoding flagellar basal body-associated FliL family protein codes for the protein MKKIKKDISDFSHHENDNCGEDYSTGESNRSDSLSQEKNFGSRWKKSKKNAVGYCLAFVAFSSGIAFFLVDFHTLKFNNAPVENITPVQQPVKCKFASLQDFIINFKDGGGKEKIFVCALALEISPDHKLAFKDDHFDIRKMIYKKLLTCSRENTSFLQDRNRLRDFLFVELNQQLGGNIVTGIYFTKFMIL
- a CDS encoding HAMP domain-containing histidine kinase; protein product: MKIAVRTKESAYKALEREFESTLVNELIPGILHNFANPLNGIMGRSKLLQRRMNEHFNKIKECCPDFAREIVDEQDKLSTDVISICKESDRFFYLFQDLASKFYVISDNRFERINLKKLIENELRFLEFYLDFKHEIKKTIKLTSDMPWIYGTQSGYSLCFSALLRSSMYRMKKSETKELSIITDCDERNIMVVIQDTGAKMIVNTDSATEGDSLLSCNVDMSSLVCVQLLFKEYNVKSVFEGKTGWNRVTLQIPVNRESST
- a CDS encoding flagellar hook-length control protein FliK yields the protein MITSHTMEISPNVPTAFSNPVQVIKNPADISSFRLGDVVQALVLEKLSSKEVLLAVKESEIAAQSALPLNVGDRLLLQVAKTHPMIVLKLIIPDDSETLEFRNNLVLFRSFPEGLFNVVKNGLEIFQGNIQPVYQFLNQADIDAFLKILNTLIYSEKSLTSPLFLKEFIMNIGYLMEKNLKKSLDRTHEKGNDLKKGVDKNIKSILARLSCQLHQIMDNAMDSDLDPMLLKSLKSLSDYTADSLKMIYNQQVVNVFSQEEQQGYYFQLPIKFADNLRMVDLFIRLNNANKKKTGMVKQFQFVLFFNMDPLGDLIVDVRYMNKKIWGLFKCDRSESRDFLSDFIETLNERLILSGYGPNSFNIQLSRDLSRERSDYLKDTVIYSKKIVNCFA
- a CDS encoding EscU/YscU/HrcU family type III secretion system export apparatus switch protein, yielding MKKVQLAAAIRYDGTVDVAPKVTAKGCGFVAEKIIELAQKNNIPVRNDPGLVQILCRLDIDEQIPEDLYKAVAEILAYVYSINSKLSQKKEV
- a CDS encoding flagellar hook-basal body protein, with protein sequence MKYLNEKTAGAYGMRTYGIADVGNACLRTMAKLDCSANNIANVSTPGFKVEFLNYLMRDSGRSSNDKAPSYDELLTRDYSSGALQRTDNPLEVALLGEGFFIIQTAKGVAYTRRGDFTLNMKRELVTKSGDPVLGKTGTIVLNGEDVRIDESGNVHIGENQVGQLKIVSFKNPEVLTSSGEGIFRDEGKGIFQENFTPKVVYGSLELSNVSAIKEMIQMIDLQRTFETYQKLIHSIDEQDKLSAGRIGKVG
- the flgG gene encoding flagellar basal-body rod protein FlgG; this translates as MIRSLWTAATGMQAQQVEQDVVANNLANVNTVGFKKSRADFQDLMYQLSTKAGSETSSGNQLTVGIEIGMGVKPVATQKIFSQGDYQQTGNSFDWAIEGDGFFQLDDNGTTVYTRAGNFKVNRDGVLCNTDGLQLIPEVSIPQDAVTFTLDSGGTWTAADENGNTLATGRIELAKFINPAGLSSIGRNLFEKTEGSGEPLTGNPGEDGLGTTSQRFLEMSNVNVIDEMVKMIVGQRAYEINSKSIVTADNMLSMINNLKK
- the flgA gene encoding flagellar basal body P-ring formation chaperone FlgA, whose product is MAKSSGISILVFLACCFIYAGVSGKELLAFEGRTLNESLIKAAIVDHVEKHMTWPKGSIRITFPNGVPEVTLSREDFTLHVKENKSDEYIGNRLYQVKIRQRNNFLKHISVPTRIEVCRDVALSARPLERNRNISEHDILIVKKWFSRLPQDLLADPERIIGKRLLRSIKERSTFTASMLREPILFKKGKVVKVICDNGVLSITTLGLAEEEGTLGATVKIKNISSNKIIHAKVIGNSVVKVEI